Proteins from a single region of Acinonyx jubatus isolate Ajub_Pintada_27869175 chromosome D3, VMU_Ajub_asm_v1.0, whole genome shotgun sequence:
- the LOC128312465 gene encoding septin-5-like produces MDSPAAPQDRLVEQLRSRRTRAQRRLKDINKQYVGLATLTDQVHQKSVKKGFDFTLMVVGESGLGKSTLVHSLFRTDLYKDRKLLGAEERIRQTVEILKHTVDIEEKGVKLKLTIVDTPGFGDAVNNSECWKPITDYVDQQFEQYFRDESRLNRKNIQDNRVHCCLYFISPFGHGLRPVDVGFMKALQEKVNIVPLIAKADCLVPSEIQKLKERIREEIDKFGIHVYQFPECDSDEDEDFKQQDRELKESAPFAVIGSNTVVEAKGQRVRGRLYPWGIVEVENQAHCDFVKLRNMLIRTHMHDLKDVTCDVHYENYRAHCIQQMTSKLTQDSRMESPIPILPLPTPDAETEKLIRMKDEEVSGATGEEKGWGWGSSPSYHVCHSTFCYSRLTSSEGAFSRCCRR; encoded by the exons ATGGACTCGCCGGCAGCGCCCCAGGACCGCCTGGTGGAGCAGCTGCGGTCAAGGCGGACCCGGGCCCAGAGGCGGCTCAAG gatATCAACAAGCAGTACGTGGGCTTGGCCACACTGACCGATCAGGTGCACCAGAAGTCTGTGAAGAAGGGCTTCGATTTCACTCTTATGGTGGTGG GTGAGTCGGGCCTGGGGAAGTCCACGCTGGTCCACAGCCTCTTCCGGACCGACTTGTACAAGGACCGGAAGCTGCTCGGTGCCGAGG AGCGCATCAGACAAACGGTAGAGATCCTGAAGCACACGGTGGACATTGAGGAGAAGGGGGTCAAGCTGAAGCTCACCATTGTAGACACACCGGGCTTCGGGGATGCTGTCAACAACTCTGAGTG CTGGAAGCCCATCACCGATTATGTGGACCAGCAGTTTGAGCAGTACTTTCGTGACGAGAGTCGCCTCAACCGCAAGAACATCCAAGACAACCGTGTGCACTGCTGCCTCTACTTCATCTCCCCTTTTGGACACGG GCTGCGGCCAGTGGATGTGGGTTTCATGAAGGCTCTGCAGGAGAAGGTGAACATTGTGCCCCTCATCGCCAAAGCTGACTGTCTCGTCCCCAGCGAGATCCAGAAGCTGAAGGAGCGG ATCCGGGAGGAGATTGACAAGTTTGGGATCCACGTGTACCAGTTCCCTGAATGTGACTCTGACGAGGATGAGGACTTCAAGCAGCAGGATCGGGAACTGAAG GAGAGTGCGCCCTTCGCGGTTATCGGCAGCAACACAGTGGTGGAGGCCAAGGGGCAGCGGGTCCGGGGGCGACTGTACCCCTGGGGGATCGTGGAGG TGGAGAACCAGGCACACTGCGACTTTGTGAAGCTTCGCAACATGCTGAtccgcacacacatgcatgatcTCAAGGACGTGACATGCGACGTGCACTATGAGAACTATCGCGCGCACTGCATCCAGCAGATGACCAG CAAACTGACCCAGGACAGCCGCATGGAGAGCCCCATCCCCATCCTACCACTGCCTACCCCGGATGCTGAGACAGAAAAGCTCATCAGGATGAAGGATGAGGAGGTTAGTGGGGCcacaggggaggagaaggggtgggggtgggggtccagcCCCTCCTATCACGTTTGTCACTCTACCTTCTGCTATTCCCGTCTCACCTCCAGCGAAGGCGCATTCAGTAGATGCTGCAGAAGATGA
- the LOC128312478 gene encoding platelet glycoprotein Ib beta chain-like, with protein MGSGPRRALSLLLLLLAPPSRPVAGCPAPCGCAGTRVDCGRRGLTWASLPAAFPPDTTELVLTGNNLTALPPGLLDSLPVLRAAHLGGNPWRCDCRLVPLRAWLAGRPERAPYRDLRCAAPPAPRGRLLPYLAEDELRAACAPGALCWGALAAQLLLLGLGLLHALLLLLLLLLLCRLRRLRARARAAHPLSLTAPLVAETAGASEFYE; from the exons ATGGGCTCCG GACCGCGCCGGGCGCTGAgcctgctgctcctgctgctaGCGCCGCCCAGCCGCCCAGTCGCGGGCTGCCCCGCGCCGTGTGGCTGTGCGGGGACGCGCGTGGATTGCGGGCGCCGCGGGCTGACATGGGCCTCGCTGCCCGCCGCCTTCCCGCCGGACACGACTGAACTGGTGCTGACGGGCAACAATCTGACGGCGCTGCCGCCGGGGCTGCTGGACTCGCTGCCCGTGCTGCGCGCCGCGCACCTGGGCGGCAACCCCTGGCGCTGCGACTGCCGCCTGGTGCCACTGCGCGCCTGGTTGGCCGGCCGGCCCGAGCGCGCGCCCTACCGCGACCTGCGCTGCGCCGCGCCCCCGGCGCCGCGCGGCCGCCTGCTGCCGTACCTGGCGGAAGACGAGCTGCGCGCCGCCTGTGCGCCGGGCGCGCTCTGCTGGGGGGCGCTGGCAGCGCAGCTCCTGCTGCTCGGCCTCGGGCTCCTGCAcgcgctgctgctgctgctgctgctgctgctgctgtgtcgCCTGCGCCGGCtgcgcgcccgcgcccgcgccgcgCACCCGTTGTCGCTGACCGCCCCGCTGGTGGCGGAGACGGCCGGAGCCAGCGAGTTCTACGAGTAG